GCGGGGAAAAGCTTGGGTAGAGACGTGGAATAGCCGCAGACTGATTGCGGTTGCTCTATTCAAAGCAATTAATCACCGGAAATTTGTCTTTTTCCCTACAATCACAAAATAATTTTAAGTTTGACGCGATCGCTCTTGCTAAACCCGCACCGATGATGCTTGTTCAGTCCGTTTGACTCAGCGTTTCATCCGTGAGCTCAATCAGCATTCGGCTCGAATTGTGATTGGTGCTGAAGGCATTGGAGTTCCTTGACTGCTGCAAGCAAGCCCTCTAAACAGGTCAGAAGGTAGTTGCCAGAGCACTTAGAACTTAGTGAGCGATCGCCGTCGCCAAACTCGGGACTGAGGGTGGATTGCCAACTGAATGAACCTGTTGCCAGCCATTCAAGTCTTGGAGGGCGCGATCGCGATAGGCCGCATAGCGATCTTTCTTACTGCGAGGCGGCTGTTCCAGATTGGGCAGGATGCCAAAGTTGGGGGGCATGGGTTGGAAATATTTAGGCTCTGCGCTGCTGATGAAACGGAAGAGCGAACCGCTGACCAAAGTGTCGGGTAGAACAAGCGGCGATCGCCCCAAGGCCAGACGTGCCGCATTGGTTCCGGCCAACCAGCCCCCAGCCACCGCTGCGCTATAGCCTTCTGTGCCAATCAACTGACCTGCAGCCAAAAGTGTCGGTCGCTGCCGGAATTGCAGACTGGGGTCAAGCAGTTGGGGCGCATTGATAAAGGTATTGCGGTGCATAACCCCAAATCGGACAAACTCAGCTTGAGTCAGCCCTGGAATCATTTGGAAAATCCGCTTTTGTTCGCCCCAGCGCAAATTGGTCTGGAAGCCGACCAAATTCCACAGATTACCGGCCCGATCTTCCTGCCGAAGCTGGACAACCGCATAGGGACGGCGACTCCGATTTTCGGGGTCGCGCCAGTCTCCCAAGCGAGCATCGAACAGTCCCACTGGCTTGAGCGGCCCGTAGCGCATCGTATCTTCGCCGCGCCGCGCCAATTCTTCAATTGGCAAGCAGCCTTCAAAGAATTTGGCTGACTCTTGCTCAAAATCCTTGAGTTCCGCCTGTTCTGCCGTGATCAGGGCTTCGCGGAAGGCCAGATATTGCTCGCGATCGAGAGGGCAGTTGAGATAAGCTGCTTCGCCTTTGTCATAGCGGGAGGCCCGAAACGCGATCGCTTGATCGATGGATTCACCCGTGACGATCGGGCTAGCTGCATCGAAGAAGCTGCAATAGTCCTGTCCAGTAAATTGCTGCAAATCTTCCGCGAGGTCGGGACTGGTCAGTGGGCCAGTGCAGAGCACAACAATGCCATCCGTCGGCAGCGATCGCAGTTCCTCGCGCCGAATCTCAATCAAGGGATGATCGGCAAGAGTGCGGGTCAGATCTTCGCTGAACAAGGCGCGATCGACCGCCAAAGCTCCACCAGCGGGAACCTGATGCTCACGGACTTTGCTGAAAATCAGCGACCCTAACCGCCGCAGTTCCTCGTGCAACAGTCCTGCTGCACGATCGCTAGCCATCGCGCCAAAGGAGTTGCTACAGACCAGCTCCGCAAAGGATTCACTGTGGTGCGCTGGACTCTGGCGCTGGGGCCGCATCTCGTAGAGGATAACCGGCACGCCCGCCTGGGCAATCTGCCAAGCAGCCTCGGTTCCCGCCAACCCTGCTCCAATCACGATTACGGGTTGCGTTGTTGCTGCCATGCCAACCGGAAAAATGCAATCTTCATCCTAGCGAATGGTCACTGTCCCCCCGCGCTGACCCGCCGTGAAGGTCAGCATCAGGAGCTGCGCTCTCAGGGGTTCACAGCATGCGGGTGGCTTCCCAGCGAATGGGAATGAAGGCAGAAGTGGCTGGCCGTTGAGTCTCTAGGACGGTAATTGGAGCGGCTGGCAACGTCCGCCCAGTCCGGTGGCGATCGCGCAGGTGTTGTGGATCAACATCTGCTGATAGTTGGGGGCGGGAGATTCAGGACCACCAGGGCCTTCCACGTAGAGCGGTTGAGCAAAGACCTGCACGCCTGCTTCCTGGGCAACGGTGCCAATTAACTGGGGATTGCTAGTGGTCTCACGGAAAACAGTTGGGACTTGCGCCGCTCGCAAACTATCAACCAATTCTGTCAGCCGCGTCGGTGTGGGTTGCTCTTGGGTACTGAGGCCCGCGATCGCCCCCGACTCTGTCAGACCGTAGGCTTGGGCGTAGTAGCCAAACGAATCGTGGGTGGTAATCAGCCGACGTTGGGCTGCGGGAATCGAGGCAATTTGCTGAGGGATCCAAGCTTGAATCTGCTCTAATTCCGCCGCGATCGCCTGCTCTCGTTGTTGGTAGGTAGCGGCTTCAGCAGGCTGCAGATCACTCAGTGCCTGGGTCACCACCTGCGCGATCGCCACTCCATTGCGGGCATCATGCCAGACGTGCGGATCGGGAGTTGGTTCAGCGACTTTGGTGTTCTCCGCTGTTTTCTCCTCGGCATGGTCATGATCGTGATCCTCTCCGTGATCGTGACCATGGTCGTGATCATGCGCCTCACCCAGCAACGGCTTGGGGACTGCCGCCTCAAACACTGCGAGTTTAGGTGTCGTCGACTGGGTCGCTTGCACCATGCGAATCAGGGACGGTTCGTAGTCATAGCCGCCGTAAAGCACTAATTGAGCTTCTTCCACAGCCCGCCGGTCTTCAGGGGTGGGGGTGTAGACGTGGGGATCCTGATCGGGCTTCAGCAAGCAAGTCAGATCGATGCTGTCCTGACCAATTTGCTTGGCTAAGTCGCAGAGAACAGCCGTTGTTGCCACGACTTTGGGCCGGTTGCGATCGCTGCTGATGGTGTTTTGCTGACAGCCCCAGAGCAGCGCAGTGACACAGACGAATCCCAGTGCTTTAGCAGAACCCAACGCAATCTTCATCGTGGCTTGCCGAAAATATCCCCTGCTCGATGATAGATTAATTTGAGAATCGTTATCATTCCTTATGCTCGAGATCCGGCACCTCAGCGTCTGCTATCGCCAGCAAAGGGTCTTAGAAGATATTTGTTTGCAGGTGCAAGCCGGTGAGCAGTTGGCCCTGATCGGCCCCAATGGTGCGGGTAAGAGCACCTTGATGCGCGCCATCTTGGGGTTGTTGACTCCCTATGCGGGCATGGTGCATTGGCGAGGACGGCCCTTGCGGCGTGGCCAGCGATCGATTGCCTACGTACCGCAGCGATCGCAGATCGATTGGCAGTACCCGATCACCGTAGAAACCGTCGTGCGATTGGGTGCAGAAGTCCGTTCCTGGTGGGGGCGATCGCCTCAGACCGAGCCACGGATTGCCGCTGCTCTAGAACAAGTCCAACTGACAGCACTGCGTCACCGTCCCCTAGCAGAACTCTCGGGTGGACAGCAGCAACGGGTGTTTTTAGCACGAGCGATCGCCCAAGGCGCAGATTTGCTGCTGCTGGATGAGCCCTTCACCGGCATTGATCACCCCACTGAGCGG
The sequence above is a segment of the Synechococcus elongatus PCC 11801 genome. Coding sequences within it:
- the trmFO gene encoding FADH(2)-oxidizing methylenetetrahydrofolate--tRNA-(uracil(54)-C(5))-methyltransferase TrmFO, producing the protein MAATTQPVIVIGAGLAGTEAAWQIAQAGVPVILYEMRPQRQSPAHHSESFAELVCSNSFGAMASDRAAGLLHEELRRLGSLIFSKVREHQVPAGGALAVDRALFSEDLTRTLADHPLIEIRREELRSLPTDGIVVLCTGPLTSPDLAEDLQQFTGQDYCSFFDAASPIVTGESIDQAIAFRASRYDKGEAAYLNCPLDREQYLAFREALITAEQAELKDFEQESAKFFEGCLPIEELARRGEDTMRYGPLKPVGLFDARLGDWRDPENRSRRPYAVVQLRQEDRAGNLWNLVGFQTNLRWGEQKRIFQMIPGLTQAEFVRFGVMHRNTFINAPQLLDPSLQFRQRPTLLAAGQLIGTEGYSAAVAGGWLAGTNAARLALGRSPLVLPDTLVSGSLFRFISSAEPKYFQPMPPNFGILPNLEQPPRSKKDRYAAYRDRALQDLNGWQQVHSVGNPPSVPSLATAIAH
- a CDS encoding metal ABC transporter solute-binding protein, Zn/Mn family, whose protein sequence is MKIALGSAKALGFVCVTALLWGCQQNTISSDRNRPKVVATTAVLCDLAKQIGQDSIDLTCLLKPDQDPHVYTPTPEDRRAVEEAQLVLYGGYDYEPSLIRMVQATQSTTPKLAVFEAAVPKPLLGEAHDHDHGHDHGEDHDHDHAEEKTAENTKVAEPTPDPHVWHDARNGVAIAQVVTQALSDLQPAEAATYQQREQAIAAELEQIQAWIPQQIASIPAAQRRLITTHDSFGYYAQAYGLTESGAIAGLSTQEQPTPTRLTELVDSLRAAQVPTVFRETTSNPQLIGTVAQEAGVQVFAQPLYVEGPGGPESPAPNYQQMLIHNTCAIATGLGGRCQPLQLPS
- a CDS encoding metal ABC transporter ATP-binding protein, translating into MLEIRHLSVCYRQQRVLEDICLQVQAGEQLALIGPNGAGKSTLMRAILGLLTPYAGMVHWRGRPLRRGQRSIAYVPQRSQIDWQYPITVETVVRLGAEVRSWWGRSPQTEPRIAAALEQVQLTALRHRPLAELSGGQQQRVFLARAIAQGADLLLLDEPFTGIDHPTERLMQDLFQQFAQQGKTLIVCSHEWGDALQRYDRLILLNRRIICHDIPERALTPQNLQQTFGMRRADHPPDRQWGFAC